A stretch of Plesiomonas shigelloides DNA encodes these proteins:
- the trpA gene encoding tryptophan synthase subunit alpha, whose product MSRYQTLFQTLAERHEGAFVPFVTLGDPNREQSLAIIDTLIAAGADALELGFPFSDPSADGPTIQGANLRALQSGITPTQCFAMLSEIRARHPKIPIGLLMYANLVYARGIDAFYAACVQSGVDSVLIADVPVEESLPFRVAAQVHGIETIFICPPNANSATVQSVAASSQGYTYLLSRAGVTGAEQKAVMPLEHIMAQLRDHNAPPALLGFGIAEPAQVKAALDAGAAGAISGSAVVKIIEQYQTQPEQMLQHLHAFVQAMKAATQRG is encoded by the coding sequence AAACACTGTTTCAGACACTGGCCGAACGCCATGAAGGCGCGTTTGTCCCCTTTGTTACGCTGGGCGACCCCAACCGTGAACAGTCTCTGGCCATTATCGACACCTTAATTGCAGCTGGTGCCGATGCTCTAGAGCTGGGCTTTCCGTTCTCGGATCCGTCTGCTGATGGCCCCACCATTCAAGGTGCCAATTTGCGCGCATTGCAATCTGGCATCACGCCAACTCAGTGCTTCGCCATGCTGAGCGAAATCCGCGCTCGCCATCCCAAAATCCCCATTGGGCTGCTGATGTACGCCAATTTGGTCTATGCCCGCGGCATTGATGCGTTTTACGCTGCGTGTGTACAAAGCGGCGTAGACTCCGTGTTAATTGCCGATGTGCCCGTTGAAGAATCACTGCCGTTTCGTGTGGCGGCGCAAGTGCACGGCATCGAAACTATCTTCATCTGCCCACCGAATGCGAACAGTGCCACCGTGCAAAGTGTGGCTGCGAGCTCACAAGGCTATACCTATCTGCTCTCGCGCGCCGGCGTAACCGGTGCTGAGCAAAAAGCCGTGATGCCACTGGAGCACATTATGGCGCAGCTTCGCGATCATAATGCGCCGCCAGCCCTGCTCGGCTTTGGAATTGCAGAGCCAGCTCAAGTCAAAGCAGCACTGGATGCCGGCGCGGCAGGCGCTATTTCCGGCTCAGCGGTGGTGAAAATCATCGAACAGTACCAAACCCAGCCAGAGCAGATGCTGCAACACTTGCATGCGTTTGTTCAGGCCATGAAAGCGGCCACTCAGCGCGGCTAA
- a CDS encoding YkgJ family cysteine cluster protein, giving the protein MSDELNPCVSCGACCAYFRVSFYWGETTEGGGLVPEHLTEQVTPHLVCMQGTGQRPARCVALTGQIGESVSCSMYHQRSSTCRQFAMSGENGVHNPDCDKARAAHGLPPLPVPVWQPSLPEAEPA; this is encoded by the coding sequence ATGAGTGATGAGTTAAATCCCTGTGTCAGCTGCGGCGCGTGCTGCGCCTATTTCCGCGTTTCTTTCTACTGGGGCGAAACTACCGAAGGCGGTGGTTTAGTACCTGAACATCTCACTGAACAAGTGACCCCGCATCTGGTTTGCATGCAGGGCACCGGTCAACGCCCGGCGCGCTGTGTGGCGTTAACCGGTCAGATTGGCGAGTCGGTCAGTTGCAGTATGTATCATCAACGCTCCAGCACCTGTCGGCAATTTGCCATGTCCGGTGAAAACGGCGTCCACAACCCTGACTGCGATAAAGCCCGCGCCGCACATGGTTTACCGCCCTTACCGGTTCCCGTTTGGCAACCGTCTCTACCGGAGGCTGAACCGGCCTGA